The Pseudomonas sp. SCA2728.1_7 DNA segment GATCACCATCACGTCGATGTCACCCAGGCGCAGCGCGTAGCGCGACGGCACCAGTTCTTCGGGCGGGGTTTGCAGGGTGGCGCTATTGGCGGTGAATGAATCCAGATGCACGGTCATGGTGTTCTCCTTGTACTCAGGCAAGACATCGGTTCGAGGTTGAAGGGGGCGATCAAGCCACCGGAATTGCCGGGTCGGCAGCGGCCAGCGCGGCGCTACGCTCGGCGGCCGGCGGGTAGATCCACACGCTGTTGATTTGCGTCTTCAATTCTTTGGCTTCGGCTTTCACCAGTTTCAGTTGGCGATCCCAGCCCTCGGTGTACACGGCGCCCCAGGCACCCAGGTCAAGGCAGGTAACGTACTTCGGCTGACGGTAAGTGGTTGGCGCCACGCCGAGCAGATCGGCGACGGCGTTGTTGCCAGCGTGACGACCGAGGCTGATGGCGTGCTGGCAAGACATCACCGAGAAGTTACCGACGTCGTCGGTGGCGGCGCGGGCGACATCGCCGGCGGCGAATACGTGATCGAGACCTTGCACTTTGAGGTTGCCATCGACGTGCAGACGACCCTGGACGTCGCGTTCGGCGTTGAGCTGTTCAGTCAATGGACTGGCGCGGAAACCCACGGTCCAGATCACCGTGTTGCTTTCGATGTGGCGGCCATCGGCGAGGGTTACGCCGTTGGCATCCACGCCGGCGACCGAGGCGTCGACGATCCACTCGATGCCCAGTTCTTTCGAGGCTTCGATGATGGACGGGCGAATCCCGTCGCCCATGGTCGCGGCGATGTCTTTGCTGCGATCAACGATGATCACTCGAACGTCTTGACCCTCACCCAGAATGGCGCGCAAACGGGCCGGCATTTCGGTCGCGGTTTCGATCCCGGTGAATCCTCCGCCGGCGATGACCACCGTGTTGCGGGCCTTGCTGGCCGGCTGACTGGCCAGCGAGATCAGGTGGCGTTCCAGCCGCGCCGACGATTCGATCTGGTCAACGTCGAAGGCATGTTCTTTCAGACCCGGCACTGGCGGACGGGCCAGTTGGCTGCCGCTGGCCAGCACCAGGCGATCGTAAAAAAGTTCGCCCGGGCGACCGTTTTCATCGCGATAGCCGACGCGACGTGCCTGGCCATCGATGCTTTCAGCGGTGCCTTTGACGAAGCGCACACCGACAGCGTCGAACAGCGCGTCGAGCGGCGCATACATGCTGTGCACGTCGGGTTCGTAGAAACGCGGACGGATGCGCAGTTCGGCTTGCGGGGCGAGCAGAGTGATCTCCACGTCGTGACGGTCATGCATGTCCAGCAAACGCGCGGCGCTCAACGTGCTCCAGAGTCCGCCGAACCCTGCACCGATCACCAATAATTGCTGTTTCATAATGTGCTCCCTGACGCTGATGGATGGATAAACCGAGTCGTGGTTTCGACTCTGGCGCGACGATCACTGGCCGCCGCAAACCGCTTGCCGTACTGCATGGCGGTTAGTCGCCCGCTGTCGAAAACAATGCTACGGCGTGAGGGCTGTGGGCGCAGTTGTCCATCGGTGTGCGTCGATTACGCATGTGTTGAAGGGGGGTATACGAAG contains these protein-coding regions:
- a CDS encoding NAD(P)/FAD-dependent oxidoreductase — encoded protein: MKQQLLVIGAGFGGLWSTLSAARLLDMHDRHDVEITLLAPQAELRIRPRFYEPDVHSMYAPLDALFDAVGVRFVKGTAESIDGQARRVGYRDENGRPGELFYDRLVLASGSQLARPPVPGLKEHAFDVDQIESSARLERHLISLASQPASKARNTVVIAGGGFTGIETATEMPARLRAILGEGQDVRVIIVDRSKDIAATMGDGIRPSIIEASKELGIEWIVDASVAGVDANGVTLADGRHIESNTVIWTVGFRASPLTEQLNAERDVQGRLHVDGNLKVQGLDHVFAAGDVARAATDDVGNFSVMSCQHAISLGRHAGNNAVADLLGVAPTTYRQPKYVTCLDLGAWGAVYTEGWDRQLKLVKAEAKELKTQINSVWIYPPAAERSAALAAADPAIPVA